From the genome of Chitinophagaceae bacterium:
CCTCACTATGATTTGAAAAATCATAAATCAATTGCCCGTCACTATTGTAAATTGATTCAATATAATAGGGTGTTAAAGCTTTACCCTCACTTGCAAAAACAGAATAAGCCTGTACCATTTCAAGTAAATTTGCACTATTAGCTCCTAGAGCCAAAGATGGTTTAGCCGGGATGTCAGACGTTATACCTGCCTGTCTTACCAAATCTTCCACCGGTTTGAATCCATTTTGCATCAACAATTCAACTGCAATTGTATTGATAGATTTAGCTAATGAAGCCTGAACAGAATATCTCCCACCATACTCATTACTGATGTTTTGTGGTCTCCAGCCTTGATAAGCCTCATAAACGGTCTGAACATTTCTGTAATAATCACATGGTTGAACGCCATTTTGTAAGGCTGCAGCATATACAAAAGGTTTGAAGGCTGAGCCTGTTTGTCTTTTTGATTTTACATGATCATATTGAAAGAAACGATAATTACTTCCACCTGTCCAGGCCCTTACTGCACCATCATTAGCATCTATCGCAAAAAAACCGGCATGAAGAAATGACAAATAATGCCTTATTGAATCATCCGGTGAGAGCTCCTTCTCAACCATGCCTTCGTGTGTATGAATTAGCATTGGTGTTTTAGTATGTCTGATCTGGTTAATTTTTTCTTCAGATAATCCTTTTTCTGTAAGTTTTTCGTAATGCTCAGATACTTTCCACATCCTATCCAACAAAACTTTATTTTGAATAAAAAGATCGCTGCTTGTCCAATGGAGATCAAACTGCTTTTGCAGAGTAGTTAAATGTTTTTTGACAGCTTTATCTGCTGCTTTTTGTAAACGGGAGTCAATGGTAGTTACAATCTTAAGACCATCTGTATAAAGGTTGTAAATATTCCCATCCAAAGCCGGAGTCGATTCGAGAAGTTTTTGTAGTTCACTTCGTAAATGCTGACGAAAATAAGGAGCTATTCCTTCAGTGTGTGTATCTGACCTATACATTAATCCAAGCGGTTGTTCTCTTGCTTTTTCTGCTTTTTCTGCAGAAATATAATCATATTTTTTCATTTGCGAAATAACAAGATTGCGTCGGGTTTTGGCTCTTTCAGGATAAAGTCTTGGATTGTGAGAAGTTGTACCTTTCAACATGCCTGCTAAAGTTGCAGACTGAGTAAGAGTAAGATTAGCAGGAGTAGTATTGAAAAAACGTCTGGAGCCTGCTTCAAGACCAAAGGTTTCTTCACCAAAAGTCACTGTATTTAGGTATAACTCAAGTATTTCCTCTTTTGAATAAATTGACTCAAGTTTTTTTGCAATGATGATTTCTCTGAATTTAGATATAACCAGACCCAAACGACTTGCTGATTGCCTTGGATATAGGTTTTTAGCTAATTGTTGCGTTAATGTGCTTCCACCACCTGCATCTTGTCTGAGAAGAATTGACCTTACTAATACCCTCATCAGGCTTCGCCTGTCAACTCCATTATGCTCATAGAAACGTATGTCCTCGATGGCAAGCAATGCCTCTATAAACTGTGGGTTAATCTGCTCAAGCCTTGTATTGGTTCTGTTTTCTGCAAAATATACTCCCATTAACTTTCGGTCGGTCGAATATACCCGAGAAGCTGTTTGATGTCTGATATCCGCAAGTATTTCTTTATCCGGTATTTGACCAAAAGCGCCCCATTTTACCGAAAAATAAAGTGCTGTTACTGACAAAATAAACAAAAGAATAAACAAGAATGTGCCTATCCCAATAAACTTAAATAATTTTTGCTTTGTCAACATGAGGCTATTATTTGTGGTTGGTGATAACACACAACCACGGCGGGAAATAATTTTTGTTTTGTCAATTTGAGCTTATTTAACACTATTTTAAAACGCTATGCTAAGTTACAAAGTATTATTATTTCGTGTTTTGTGAAAACACAAAAATCAAGGGTATTGGATATAAATAATAAAAATAGATTTTACTCAGCAGGATTTGCCACCCTTCCAATAAAGAGCAAACTGTTGGTTTCTATATGGCGAAGTATAATCACAAATGGGCGGTTAAAATCTAAAACCGGTGGCATAGATGTAACTCCAAAGCCAACAGAAGTAACCGCCGCACCTTCGGCACCATATTCATCTATTTTTAAAACACTTTTGTGGTCAACACGGGTAATAAATATGCGTGGGCCTATCAAAGGTTCTCCCAATTTTGTAAAGTCAGCTTTTGAATTGCTAAAAGCATCATCGATTCCTACAGCAATAAGAGTGTTTTTTAAATCTTCTTTATAAGAAAGGTCTAAATGTGGAATATAGGCAATGGCTCTATTTTCACTCATTTCCTCATACATTTCATTTATATATCCGGAGTTCATTTTTTTGATAAACTGTTGTAGGTTTATATCTGTCGAAGGCATTGCCAAAGTAAGGCTAAATGTTTCGTCTTTAAAAGGAATTTCCAAAGCTGTATAATCCTCTGACTGAACATAATTAAATAAACGGTCAGCAGTCATAAATGGTGTTGAGACTTGATTGCCATTTGGTAGATTAAAATCCCGGTAACTCGTAGCATTCGGGTCAAAACCTTCAAGCCAGTCAGCACGGAAATAGAGCGCATTTATAAGAAAGGCGATTTCTTCATCATCAATTCCTTCCAGAATTTTATCAATCTTACCCTTAGTTTGATCGTTCACCCAGGCATTAATATTGTCAACTGCTGCCTGACTGTTAAAATCATGCTGCTCAACTGAAGCATTATAGTATTGCTTAATTTTTTGTTTGAATTCTTCAAAAGTATTTATACGGTTGGGGTCTTCAAAATAACCATTAGCCATCAGCACTTCAGGATGCCCACCTGAATTTGTTAAAATTTGCTGCCAGGCTGCTTGTCGCTGATTCACTTCATCTAAATCCCATTCAGCTGTATGCAATCCTGTCAGTATTTGACTGAGTGTTTGTCCATCAGCACCATTAGCAGCCATATTCATAGCAGTTTGAATGCTTACCGGAGAAATTAAAATGTTTTCATCTATCGGGATAGTTTTATCCAACTCCTGCAAAAGAGACAAACCAAACCCCAGATTTGCTTCCCCTAGATTATCCTGACTTGTTGGAGGGGTAGTAGTTAAAGGCGGTTCTCCATTTTTATCACAAGCTATAAAGAATAGAGTACAAAAAATCAAGAGGGTTATGAATTGTGCTTTCATCTTTAGTGTGTTGTTTTATATTAAATATGAAATAAATTACAAAAAAATATTCAATGTTACAATACTTAAATGCTTTTTTACTGTGATTATTGTTATTATAATTTATCAATTTTTTAATTCTAAAAAAAACAAGTCATTATTTTAGAGAAACCTTTATTAATCAGTCATTATTTTAATTGCCATAAAAAAAGGGATTTTAACATATGTCAAAATCCCTTTTTTAAAACTTTTAAAATTTATTTTATTTTTTAATGAGTCGATGAACTATGTAAGCATCTCCTGAACGTAGTTTGAGAATATAAAGTCCATTTTCAAGACCTGATAAATCTAAAGGCAATACAGCATTGTTGTTTACAGTTATGTAGTCCTTTTGTATCATCCGCTGTCCTAATGAATTATAAACAGAAAGGTCTAACTTACTGCTTTGAGGTATATCAACTTCCACATAAAACAAACCGTCACTTGGATTAGGATAAACAGAAACATCAAGTTTAAGCTGTCCGCTAAAGTCTTCTAAACCTACATTGGTAACATTTACTTCTGTCATTACTGAAGAGCAACCAAAGCTGTTTGTATACACTAAACCGTAATTACCGTTTTCTGTTACATCTAAAAACTGCATATCGCTATCCGGTATTGGCTGACCTTCAAAATACCATTGTACGGTAAAATTTGAGTTATAATTTGAAGCTACTAATTGACCTTCGCTACTTAAAAATACGGTGCTTGGAGTTGCAGGTGAAGGGTTTACTGTAATATTCTTTTCTAATGATTTACCTCTACATCCGTTTTCATCAAATACTTCTACCCAATAACTACCGGCTGTAGTAACTTTTAAATAGCTGGTGTCAGCCCCACTAATAGGTAGTGAATCCTTATACCACTGAAAAGCATTTCCATAATCAGCTTCGAGGATAATTGTGTCTTTATTGCAGATTGTGTTATCACCCATCAAGTTGGTGACTACAGGTATGTCAGCTTTCGGATAAATAATCAAGGTATCTACATCGTCATATTCGATAATTGGACGGTTAATATTAAACTGTACTGTCAATGGAGGATCTAAAAGTGTTTGAGGCCCAATGTCACTTCCATTAAAATAGACTGTTCCGCAATAGTCATCGCTGCCTTCCAGAAAAGAATCATCTTCCCATACTTCTATAGTGTACATAGTATCCCTTAAAAGCACTATAGGGGCGAAGTTAAAAGTAACCGGCGGGTATTGATTGTCAATAACATAAGACTCATATATTAATGTATTTCCAAGAAATAATTTGAAATAAAAATCAGGAGCAGAGAAAATATCATCACAATCTGAAGAAGCTACAGTAAAACTTTCTATTGCTCCATTAAAAGTATCAATTTGAGTATTCAGGCTGATTTCATAGATGCCGGGTTGCACATATTCAATAGCAGATGGACTTTCAGAGCTTGACTGAAACCCATTGCCAAAATCCCACTGATAGCTGAAATTAGGATTCCCGTTACTTGGAAAATTCGATTCAAAATTTACAAAGGTCGGTCCGCAGTTAACTGTTGGAGTAAAAGAAAAACTTTGATTTCCACCGACACCCGGTAAAACTTCTATTTCAAGTTCATAGGTTTCATTTTCCGTTATTATACCTATAAGGCCGGTATTAACAGTAGCTTGTATAAAAACAGTAACATTATATATGCCCGGAGCTCCAAAAGGTGTACCGCAAATATTTATACATCCATATTCTGAATCCGGTGGATTAGATGGAGGAAAATATTGGCAGGTAGGATGATTATTACATTTCCAGGTTAATCCGGGAGGTAAGCCTGAAACTCCGGTTATGTTAATTTCGAGAAGATCTACTGAAGAAACAGGTTGTCCGGTTACCGGTATCACTTGTGGCATGTAAAAGCTAAAGTCCTCTTCATAGTATTCCCCAATTGTTGCATTTGGAGCAACTGAGGTACACACTCCACCTTCCGGAGGTCCGCACCCATAATCAGGAATACAAGTAGGGCACTGAGCCGATAACTTTACAAAAGTAAAAATTGTAAAAAGGAAAACTAAATTGAGTGATTTCATTTTTTAAAAATTGAAGTAAAATATTCTTTAATCTTGCTTAACAAAGCTATTAATTTTTTATTGAAAATAAGTTATAAAAGTACAAAGATAGCAGTTTAGCGATAATTTTAGTGTTAAGAAAAGAATCACCGTATAAAGAGATTTTTTTAAAAAATGTTAGTTAACTTTAATAACATTTTGCTGATAAGGCTTTAAAGGCTAATTACGTATATCTGAAAATTAAATCTATATTTTTTTTGTCAGAATTACTTTGTAGTTAAGGTTTTTTTTAAAAATTTAGCTTTGTTTTGACATAAATATCTTAAAAACTCAATAATGAATCTAAAATTATTTCTAAGCTCAATTTTAATGTTTGGGTATGTTTCTTTGGCTATCGCACAGGATGCAATTTTGCGTGGAAAAATCACTGATGAAACTACCAGAGAAGCACTTATAGGTGTTAATATAGTTTCCGGTTCTACCGGTTCAGCAACTGATCTTGACGGGAAATATGAAATCAGGTTAGAGGCGGGGCAGCATAGGGTTGAATTTCGCTATTTAGGATATCGTACTATTAGCCGAAATATAAACTTGTCTGAAGGCGAGGAAAGAACATTAGATATAGCCATGAGAGACGAGTCCAGAGATTTGGAAATTGTCGTTGTAAGTGCCAGTCGGTTTGAGAAAGTTTTGGGCGAAGAAACAGTTTCCGTAGAAGTTTTAAGTAATACACTAATAGAAAATTCAAATTCTGTGGATATGCAGGAGGCTATAGAAAAAGTTCCGGGTGTAACTGTTGTCGATGGACAAGCTAATATCCGTGGTGGTAGCGGCTGGTCTTATGGAGCAGGAAGCAGGGTTTTACTTTTGGTAGATGATTTGCCTATGCTTACAGCAGATGCAGCTGATGTAAAATGGTCCATTATTCCAATTGAAAATGTAGAACAAGTTGAAGTGATAAAAGGAGCAGCATCGGCAATTTACGGATCTTCGGCTCTAAATGGTATTATAAATGTACGTACAGCCTGGCCAAGATCTGAGCCATCAACCAGAATATCTTTATACAATGGAGTTTATGATAACCCCAGAGATGAAAATATGATATGGTGGGGCAAAAATCGTCCCGTTTTTTCAGGTGGCTTTTTTGCACATCGTCAGCGTTTTGGAAATTTTGACTTGGTGTTGGGATCTAACTTTACGGTGAATAAGTCTTATTTAGATGGAGGCAGTGAGCAAAATGCACGTGTAAATTTTAAAACAAGATACAGACCCGCAGGAGTAGATGGACTTTCTTTCGGTCTTAATGGCAACTTTTACCAAAGTTCGGGAAGCACCTACTTTTTATGGGGTGGTCCTGACAGCCTTGCTCTAAGACCTTTCCCGGGTACAGTAAGTAATTATAACTCACAAAGAATTTTTATCGATCCGCATGTAAGCTATATTGACGGAAGAAATAATCAATACAATCTCAGACTTCGATATTTTAATGCTACGAATAGAAATGATACTGAACAGGGTTCAGTTCCTAATTTATACTATGGTGAATTTCAATATCAGAGAAGGTTTGAAGAAATAGGTTTGAATTTTGTTACCGGACTTTCAGGTTATTACTCAACAGTGACTAGTCCTACAGGCGACCCTACGGAGTCATTGATTGGAGAACATGAGGGATATAATGTTTCCATTTATGCTCAGGCGGATAAAAAGTTTTTTGATTTATTAACATTTAGTTTCGGCGCCAGATATGAATATTTTAAAAT
Proteins encoded in this window:
- a CDS encoding penicillin-binding protein, producing MLTKQKLFKFIGIGTFLFILLFILSVTALYFSVKWGAFGQIPDKEILADIRHQTASRVYSTDRKLMGVYFAENRTNTRLEQINPQFIEALLAIEDIRFYEHNGVDRRSLMRVLVRSILLRQDAGGGSTLTQQLAKNLYPRQSASRLGLVISKFREIIIAKKLESIYSKEEILELYLNTVTFGEETFGLEAGSRRFFNTTPANLTLTQSATLAGMLKGTTSHNPRLYPERAKTRRNLVISQMKKYDYISAEKAEKAREQPLGLMYRSDTHTEGIAPYFRQHLRSELQKLLESTPALDGNIYNLYTDGLKIVTTIDSRLQKAADKAVKKHLTTLQKQFDLHWTSSDLFIQNKVLLDRMWKVSEHYEKLTEKGLSEEKINQIRHTKTPMLIHTHEGMVEKELSPDDSIRHYLSFLHAGFFAIDANDGAVRAWTGGSNYRFFQYDHVKSKRQTGSAFKPFVYAAALQNGVQPCDYYRNVQTVYEAYQGWRPQNISNEYGGRYSVQASLAKSINTIAVELLMQNGFKPVEDLVRQAGITSDIPAKPSLALGANSANLLEMVQAYSVFASEGKALTPYYIESIYNSDGQLIYDFSNHSEEKYVLETEIAQTMTKMLQKVVDEGTANALRNRFQLSGDIAGKTGTSQNNADGWFVGYTPELVFGSWVGGSLPFIRFRSSSLGSGSRTALPICGYFLQDLANHPEYNNKSIFFSGNEYIGLNTDCEAYREERFVDRFRDFFRGDSERTERRELEEEKPRRRLIDRIRGR
- a CDS encoding T9SS C-terminal target domain-containing protein; protein product: MKSLNLVFLFTIFTFVKLSAQCPTCIPDYGCGPPEGGVCTSVAPNATIGEYYEEDFSFYMPQVIPVTGQPVSSVDLLEINITGVSGLPPGLTWKCNNHPTCQYFPPSNPPDSEYGCINICGTPFGAPGIYNVTVFIQATVNTGLIGIITENETYELEIEVLPGVGGNQSFSFTPTVNCGPTFVNFESNFPSNGNPNFSYQWDFGNGFQSSSESPSAIEYVQPGIYEISLNTQIDTFNGAIESFTVASSDCDDIFSAPDFYFKLFLGNTLIYESYVIDNQYPPVTFNFAPIVLLRDTMYTIEVWEDDSFLEGSDDYCGTVYFNGSDIGPQTLLDPPLTVQFNINRPIIEYDDVDTLIIYPKADIPVVTNLMGDNTICNKDTIILEADYGNAFQWYKDSLPISGADTSYLKVTTAGSYWVEVFDENGCRGKSLEKNITVNPSPATPSTVFLSSEGQLVASNYNSNFTVQWYFEGQPIPDSDMQFLDVTENGNYGLVYTNSFGCSSVMTEVNVTNVGLEDFSGQLKLDVSVYPNPSDGLFYVEVDIPQSSKLDLSVYNSLGQRMIQKDYITVNNNAVLPLDLSGLENGLYILKLRSGDAYIVHRLIKK
- a CDS encoding TonB-dependent receptor, which codes for MNLKLFLSSILMFGYVSLAIAQDAILRGKITDETTREALIGVNIVSGSTGSATDLDGKYEIRLEAGQHRVEFRYLGYRTISRNINLSEGEERTLDIAMRDESRDLEIVVVSASRFEKVLGEETVSVEVLSNTLIENSNSVDMQEAIEKVPGVTVVDGQANIRGGSGWSYGAGSRVLLLVDDLPMLTADAADVKWSIIPIENVEQVEVIKGAASAIYGSSALNGIINVRTAWPRSEPSTRISLYNGVYDNPRDENMIWWGKNRPVFSGGFFAHRQRFGNFDLVLGSNFTVNKSYLDGGSEQNARVNFKTRYRPAGVDGLSFGLNGNFYQSSGSTYFLWGGPDSLALRPFPGTVSNYNSQRIFIDPHVSYIDGRNNQYNLRLRYFNATNRNDTEQGSVPNLYYGEFQYQRRFEEIGLNFVTGLSGYYSTVTSPTGDPTESLIGEHEGYNVSIYAQADKKFFDLLTFSFGARYEYFKIDTFESDARPNIRVGANYQFAEASYLRASYGEGYRFPTMAEKFVRTNVGPIGIYPNLNLEPETGWSAEIGFKQGFRISNWLGYLDIAGFINEYDNMMEFTFGQHGTFADPLFGIGFASYNIGNTRIIGGEITGIGQGSIGEFPITLLAGYTYIDPKFRDFDDSITLSNNQSVAIRNTTSSSENVLKYRNRHSFKADVESEYRGFSLGFSVNYTSFMEAIDKQFLDFGRQEPFVTILGEGSEAFKYMGDFRDENDSGHWVFDVRVGYNLSEQAKISFIVKNLTNTLSMSRPGIIDPPRNYAMRLTYEF